In Salmonella enterica subsp. enterica serovar Typhimurium str. LT2, a single window of DNA contains:
- the cydB gene encoding cytochrome d terminal oxidase polypeptide subunit II (similar to E. coli cytochrome d terminal oxidase polypeptide subunit II (AAC73828.1); Blastp hit to AAC73828.1 (379 aa), 92% identity in aa 1 - 379), translating to MIDYEVLRFIWWLLVGILLIGFAVTDGFDMGVGMLTRFLGRNDTERRIMINSIAPHWDGNQVWLITAGGALFAAWPMVYAAAFSGFYVAMILVLASLFFRPVGFDYRSKIEDPRWRNMWDWGVFIGSFVPPLVIGVAFGNLLQGVPFHVDEYLRLYYTGNFFQLLNPFGLLAGIVSVGMIITQGATYLQMRTVGELHLRARATSQIAALVTLVCFALAGVWVMYGIDGYVVTSAIDHHAASNPLTKEVAREAGAWLVNFNNAPILWLVPALGVVLPLLTILTSRMEKGAWAFLFSSLTLACIILTAGIAMFPFVMPSSTMMNASLTMWDATSSQMTLNLMTWVAAVFVPIILIYTSWCYWKMFGRITKEHIESNTHSLY from the coding sequence CGATGGGTTCGACATGGGGGTGGGGATGCTCACCCGTTTCCTCGGTCGTAACGACACCGAACGTCGAATTATGATTAACTCTATCGCTCCACACTGGGACGGTAACCAGGTGTGGTTGATCACCGCGGGCGGTGCGTTGTTTGCTGCCTGGCCGATGGTTTACGCCGCGGCGTTCTCCGGTTTCTATGTGGCGATGATCCTGGTGCTGGCGTCTTTGTTCTTCCGTCCGGTCGGTTTTGATTACCGTTCCAAGATTGAAGACCCGCGCTGGCGCAACATGTGGGACTGGGGCGTGTTCATCGGTAGCTTTGTGCCGCCGCTGGTGATTGGCGTGGCCTTTGGCAACCTGTTGCAGGGCGTACCGTTCCACGTGGATGAGTATCTGCGTCTGTACTACACCGGTAACTTCTTCCAGTTGCTGAACCCGTTTGGTCTGCTGGCGGGTATCGTAAGCGTAGGGATGATCATCACGCAGGGGGCGACTTACCTGCAAATGCGCACCGTTGGCGAACTGCACCTGCGCGCGCGCGCCACCTCGCAGATTGCGGCGCTGGTGACATTAGTGTGCTTTGCGCTGGCGGGCGTTTGGGTAATGTATGGTATTGATGGTTATGTCGTGACATCCGCGATTGATCATCATGCCGCCTCTAACCCGCTGACTAAAGAAGTGGCGCGTGAAGCTGGCGCCTGGCTGGTGAACTTTAATAATGCTCCGATCCTGTGGTTGGTTCCGGCTCTGGGCGTGGTTCTGCCGCTGCTGACTATCCTGACTTCCCGTATGGAGAAAGGCGCGTGGGCATTCCTGTTCTCTTCGCTGACCCTGGCCTGCATTATTCTGACGGCGGGTATCGCTATGTTCCCATTTGTGATGCCGTCCAGCACGATGATGAATGCCAGCCTGACCATGTGGGATGCGACATCCAGCCAGATGACGCTGAACCTGATGACCTGGGTTGCGGCGGTGTTCGTACCGATCATTCTGATCTACACCAGCTGGTGTTACTGGAAAATGTTCGGTCGTATCACTAAAGAACATATTGAAAGCAACACCCACTCTCTGTACTAA
- the ybgT gene encoding putative outer membrane lipoprotein, translating into MWYFAWILGTLLACAFGIITALALEHVEAGKTGQEES; encoded by the coding sequence ATGTGGTATTTCGCATGGATTCTGGGAACGCTTCTTGCCTGTGCATTCGGGATCATTACCGCCCTGGCGCTTGAGCACGTTGAAGCGGGTAAAACCGGTCAAGAAGAAAGCTAA
- the ybgE gene encoding putative inner membrane lipoprotein (similar to E. coli orf, hypothetical protein (AAC73829.1); Blastp hit to AAC73829.1 (97 aa), 89% identity in aa 8 - 96): MKYIYAVMDKRPLRALSFVMAIVLAGCMFWDPSRFAARTSTLEIWHGLLLMWAVCAGIIHGVGFRPESVHWQGIFCPLLADIVLIVGLIFFFL, encoded by the coding sequence ATGAAGTATATTTATGCGGTAATGGACAAGCGCCCGTTAAGGGCGCTTTCCTTCGTGATGGCGATAGTGCTGGCAGGATGTATGTTCTGGGACCCGTCACGGTTTGCCGCCAGGACCAGCACGCTTGAAATCTGGCACGGATTATTGCTGATGTGGGCGGTTTGCGCAGGCATAATCCACGGTGTGGGTTTTCGCCCTGAATCCGTACACTGGCAAGGGATTTTTTGTCCGCTCCTTGCGGATATCGTCCTTATCGTCGGCCTGATTTTCTTCTTCTTGTGA
- the ybgC gene encoding putative esterase (similar to E. coli orf, hypothetical protein (AAC73830.1); Blastp hit to AAC73830.1 (134 aa), 92% identity in aa 1 - 134), which produces MNKYMFRWPIRVYYEDTDAGGVVYHASYVAFYERARTEMLRHHHFSQQVLLAERVAFVVRKMTLEYYAPARLDDMLEVQTEITSMRGTALVFTQRIVNAENTLLNEAEVLIVCVDPLKMKPRALPKSIVAEFKQ; this is translated from the coding sequence ATGAATAAGTATATGTTTCGATGGCCAATTCGAGTTTATTACGAAGACACGGACGCCGGCGGTGTGGTTTATCACGCCAGCTATGTCGCTTTTTATGAAAGAGCGCGCACGGAGATGCTGCGTCACCATCACTTCAGCCAACAGGTGCTGCTGGCGGAGCGGGTCGCCTTTGTGGTGCGCAAGATGACGCTGGAATACTATGCGCCTGCGCGGCTCGACGATATGCTTGAAGTTCAAACAGAAATTACGTCAATGCGTGGCACCGCTTTGGTTTTCACGCAACGCATTGTCAACGCAGAGAACACGCTGCTAAATGAAGCAGAGGTTCTGATTGTTTGCGTTGATCCACTCAAAATGAAGCCTCGTGCGCTTCCTAAGTCTATTGTCGCGGAGTTTAAGCAGTGA
- the tolQ gene encoding tol protein, membrane-spanning inner membrane protein (required for outer membrane integrity, uptake of group A colicins, and translocation of phage DNA to cytoplasm; similar to E. coli inner membrane protein, membrane-spanning, maintains integrity of cell envelope; tolerance to group A colicins (AAC73831.1); Blastp hit to AAC73831.1 (230 aa), 97% identity in aa 1 - 230) — MTDMNILDLFLKASLLVKLIMLILIGFSIASWAIIIQRTRILNAAAREAEAFEDKFWSGIELSRLYQESQGRRDSLSGSEQIFYSGFKEFVRLHRANSHAPEAVVEGASRAMRISMNRELETLETHIPFLGTVGSISPYIGLFGTVWGIMHAFIALGAVKQATLQMVAPGIAEALIATAIGLFAAIPAVMAYNRLNQRVNKLELNYDNFMEEFTAILHRQAFTVSESNKG, encoded by the coding sequence GTGACTGACATGAATATCCTTGATTTGTTCCTGAAGGCAAGCCTTCTGGTTAAACTTATCATGTTGATTTTGATTGGTTTTTCAATAGCATCCTGGGCCATCATTATCCAGCGAACGCGTATTCTGAACGCCGCTGCGCGTGAGGCGGAAGCGTTTGAAGATAAATTCTGGTCCGGAATCGAACTATCGCGTCTGTACCAGGAAAGCCAGGGGAGACGCGATAGTCTGTCGGGCTCGGAACAAATCTTTTATAGCGGGTTCAAAGAGTTTGTCCGGCTCCATCGCGCCAACAGCCATGCGCCGGAGGCAGTGGTAGAGGGGGCGTCGCGTGCGATGCGCATCTCCATGAACCGAGAGCTGGAAACGCTGGAAACGCATATCCCGTTTCTTGGCACGGTAGGCTCTATCAGTCCTTATATCGGTCTGTTTGGCACCGTATGGGGGATTATGCATGCGTTTATCGCCCTGGGCGCGGTGAAACAGGCGACTCTGCAAATGGTTGCGCCGGGTATTGCCGAAGCATTGATTGCCACGGCGATTGGTCTGTTTGCCGCCATCCCTGCGGTTATGGCTTACAACCGACTGAATCAGCGCGTGAACAAGCTGGAACTGAATTACGACAACTTTATGGAAGAGTTCACCGCGATTCTGCACCGCCAGGCGTTTACCGTAAGCGAAAGCAACAAGGGGTAA
- the tolR gene encoding tol protein, role in outer membrane integrity (uptake of group A colicins (TonB independent), and translocation of phage DNA to cytoplasm; similar to E. coli putative inner membrane protein, involved in the tonB-independent uptake of group A colicins (AAC73832.1); Blastp hit to AAC73832.1 (142 aa), 85% identity in aa 1 - 142) → MARTRGRGRRELKSEINIVPLLDVLLVLLLIFMATAPIITQSVEVDLPEANQSQAVSSNDDPPVIIEVSGVGQYSVVVDKDRMDQLPSEQVIAEVKRHLQANPKTVFLIGGAKEVPYDEIIKALNLLHSAGVKSVGLMTQPI, encoded by the coding sequence ATGGCCAGAACGCGTGGACGAGGTCGTCGCGAACTTAAGTCCGAAATCAATATTGTACCGCTGCTCGACGTACTGTTGGTGCTGCTGCTGATCTTTATGGCAACCGCGCCGATCATTACCCAGAGCGTGGAAGTCGACTTGCCCGAGGCGAATCAGTCGCAGGCGGTCAGTAGTAACGACGATCCACCGGTCATTATTGAGGTTTCCGGAGTAGGGCAATACAGCGTAGTGGTTGATAAAGATCGAATGGATCAACTGCCGTCTGAACAGGTGATCGCAGAAGTAAAGCGTCATCTGCAGGCTAATCCGAAAACAGTCTTTTTAATCGGCGGCGCGAAAGAGGTGCCGTACGATGAAATAATTAAAGCGCTGAACTTGTTACACAGCGCGGGCGTAAAATCGGTTGGCTTAATGACGCAGCCAATCTGA